A DNA window from Vigna angularis cultivar LongXiaoDou No.4 chromosome 1, ASM1680809v1, whole genome shotgun sequence contains the following coding sequences:
- the LOC108326835 gene encoding pathogenesis-related protein 2 → MTLIPPPPLQEKSFSCPRVHHDGETKFVLHKIEGIDEAKLGYNIVGGAALPDTAEKITIDTILSDGPNGGSVVKLRIKYHSKGDAPPNEDELKAGKAKSDALFKVIEAYLLANA, encoded by the exons atGACTCTTATACCTCCACCTCCCCTACAGGAGAAGTCTTTTTCTTGTCctcgagtacaccatg ATGGAGAGACAAAGTTTGTGTTGCACAAAATAGAAGGAATAGACGAGGCTAAGTTGGGATACAACATAGTTGGAGGTGCTGCCTTGCCAGACACTGCAGAAAAGATCACCATCGACACCATACTGAGTGATGGCCCCAACGGAGGCTCAGTCGTAAAGCTGAGGATAAAATATCACAGCAAAGGAGATGCTCCTCCCAATGAAGATGAGCTCAAAGCTGGTAAAGCCAAGAGTGATGCTCTTTTCAAGGTCATTGAGGCTTACCTTTTGGCCAATGCTTGA